One segment of Geminicoccaceae bacterium DNA contains the following:
- a CDS encoding SDR family oxidoreductase, giving the protein MNQIDLAGGMAAITGGAQGIGLAIAERLLRSGASVALWDRDAALAGEAAAGLSSLGRAVAVTVDVTDYASVEKARDVTVEKLGGLDILVCNAGIAGPSAKVWEYDLDAWRDVVDIDLNGVFHCMRAVVPHMIDKGYGRICSTASIAGKEGNPNAAPYSAAKAGVIALTKSLGKELAGYDIAVNCITPAAAKTRIFDQISQEHIDYMLSKIPRGRFLKVEEAAAMVAWLVSRENSFTTGAVFDLSGGRATY; this is encoded by the coding sequence ATGAACCAGATCGACCTCGCGGGCGGCATGGCCGCGATTACCGGCGGTGCCCAGGGCATCGGTCTTGCCATTGCCGAACGGCTGTTGCGCTCCGGTGCGTCGGTGGCGCTGTGGGATCGCGATGCGGCGCTGGCCGGAGAGGCCGCGGCGGGTCTGTCGTCGCTGGGCAGGGCGGTGGCGGTGACCGTCGACGTCACCGACTACGCCAGCGTCGAGAAGGCCCGCGATGTCACCGTGGAAAAGCTGGGCGGGCTTGACATCCTCGTTTGCAATGCGGGGATTGCCGGACCGTCGGCCAAGGTCTGGGAGTATGACCTCGACGCCTGGCGCGATGTCGTCGACATCGACCTGAACGGCGTGTTCCACTGCATGCGCGCGGTGGTACCGCACATGATCGACAAGGGCTACGGGCGGATCTGCTCGACGGCCTCGATCGCCGGCAAGGAGGGCAACCCGAATGCGGCCCCCTACAGTGCCGCCAAGGCCGGCGTGATCGCGCTCACCAAGTCGCTGGGCAAGGAGCTCGCGGGCTACGACATCGCCGTCAACTGCATCACCCCGGCCGCCGCGAAGACCCGGATCTTCGACCAGATCAGCCAGGAGCACATCGACTACATGCTCTCGAAAATTCCGCGCGGGCGTTTCCTCAAGGTGGAGGAGGCCGCGGCCATGGTCGCATGGCTGGTGTCGCGAGAGAACAGCTTCACCACCGGTGCCGTATTCGACCTTTCGGGCGGTCGCGCCACCTACTGA
- a CDS encoding VWA domain-containing protein, which yields MRSMSKGTSIEPGRAAEVENFVAEMRRLQPVPQGGRRARLIFALDATASRRPAWDRASRVQGEMFLEADRHGGLDVQLAFYRGFDECKASRWVSSGKALVDLMARVDCRAGTTQIGRILRHAANEAGKKPVQALVFIGDCVEEPVDSLGNLAGELGMRGVRAFMFQEGGDAAAGFAFGEIARLTGGAHCRFDAGSPGELRALLGAVAAYASGGLRELRRLSAGGVGAARMLEQRMG from the coding sequence ATGAGAAGCATGAGCAAGGGCACATCGATCGAACCCGGTCGCGCGGCCGAGGTCGAGAATTTCGTCGCGGAGATGCGCAGGCTGCAGCCGGTACCGCAGGGTGGCCGTCGCGCCCGTCTGATTTTCGCTCTCGATGCGACCGCATCGCGCAGGCCCGCATGGGACCGGGCGAGCCGGGTCCAGGGCGAGATGTTCCTCGAAGCCGACAGGCATGGCGGCCTGGACGTGCAGCTCGCCTTCTACCGCGGTTTCGACGAGTGCAAGGCCAGCCGTTGGGTTTCCAGTGGCAAGGCGCTGGTCGACCTGATGGCACGGGTCGACTGCCGTGCGGGCACGACCCAGATCGGCCGCATCCTGCGCCATGCCGCCAATGAGGCCGGCAAGAAGCCCGTGCAGGCGCTGGTCTTCATCGGCGATTGCGTCGAGGAGCCGGTCGACAGCCTCGGCAACCTTGCCGGGGAGCTGGGAATGCGCGGGGTCAGGGCATTCATGTTCCAGGAAGGCGGGGACGCCGCAGCGGGTTTCGCCTTCGGCGAGATCGCGCGGCTCACAGGCGGAGCCCATTGCCGCTTCGATGCGGGCTCGCCCGGCGAGTTGCGGGCCCTGCTCGGCGCGGTGGCGGCCTATGCCTCGGGCGGACTGAGAGAACTGCGCCGGCTGTCGGCGGGTGGCGTCGGCGCGGCGAGGATGCTGGAACAGAGGATGGGCTGA
- a CDS encoding molecular chaperone DnaJ, with protein MVLYFLLGIAALAALGWAARNFTSMRPQDIAHALRTFFAVLSGLAGMGLMVAGRFGIALMLLLATAITVRKLRSGRRGADPWARNAGSTTGTSEIETRFLRMRLDRATGEIDGEIIDGAFAGRKLASLSLGELLQLLHRVRLDDALSVSLVEAFLDRHHPDWREFNDSTQGDDDGRSRSGDVHDVMTDAMALDILGLRDGATAEEIRQAHRRLMARFHPDHGGSTYLASQINRARELLLSHLDTPSD; from the coding sequence ATGGTCCTCTATTTCCTGCTCGGCATCGCGGCTCTCGCCGCCCTCGGCTGGGCCGCCCGCAATTTCACCTCCATGAGGCCGCAGGACATCGCCCATGCGCTGCGCACCTTCTTCGCCGTCCTGAGCGGGCTTGCCGGCATGGGACTGATGGTCGCTGGCCGTTTCGGCATCGCTCTCATGCTGCTGCTGGCCACGGCCATCACCGTCCGCAAGCTGAGGAGCGGCAGGCGCGGGGCCGATCCTTGGGCCCGGAACGCCGGCAGCACCACCGGAACCAGCGAGATAGAGACCCGGTTCCTGCGCATGCGCCTGGACCGGGCCACGGGTGAAATCGACGGCGAGATCATCGACGGCGCATTTGCGGGCCGCAAGCTGGCTTCCCTGTCCCTGGGAGAACTTCTCCAGTTGTTGCATCGGGTGAGGCTTGATGACGCGCTCAGCGTCTCCCTCGTCGAGGCATTCCTCGATCGTCATCATCCCGACTGGCGGGAGTTTAACGACTCCACGCAGGGTGACGATGACGGCAGGTCCCGCAGTGGCGACGTTCACGACGTGATGACCGATGCCATGGCACTCGACATCCTCGGCCTCCGGGATGGCGCCACCGCCGAGGAGATCCGGCAGGCGCACCGCCGCCTGATGGCGCGCTTCCACCCCGATCATGGCGGCAGCACCTATCTCGCCAGCCAGATCAACCGCGCAAGGGAGCTGCTGCTGTCACATCTGGACACCCCGTCCGACTGA
- the galU gene encoding UTP--glucose-1-phosphate uridylyltransferase GalU, producing the protein MSSIKKVVFPVAGLGTRMLPATKVMPKEMLPVVDKPIIQYALEEAAEAGCEQFIFVTGRGKTIMEDHFDRAFELFETLQKKRKEKELRQLVDDVPGAGEVIYTRQQEPRGLGHAVWCARHVVGNEPFGVMLVDDLIHSRTPCMKQLADAHGRTGGNVIAVMEVPEEQTSRYGVVDPGARDGQLVEVRGLVEKPDPAEAPSRFAVIGRYILLPEIFDYLSAHQIGAGGEIQLTDAMERMIGSRPFHGLSFEGRRFDCGDKLGYLEAIVALALERPELGDQLRSILATYHR; encoded by the coding sequence ATGTCATCGATCAAGAAAGTTGTCTTTCCGGTTGCCGGGCTGGGCACCCGCATGTTGCCCGCCACCAAGGTCATGCCGAAGGAAATGCTGCCCGTGGTGGACAAGCCCATCATCCAGTATGCGCTGGAAGAGGCTGCCGAAGCGGGTTGCGAACAGTTCATCTTCGTCACCGGCCGTGGCAAGACCATCATGGAGGACCACTTCGATCGCGCCTTCGAGCTGTTCGAGACCCTGCAGAAAAAGCGCAAGGAGAAGGAACTCCGGCAACTGGTCGATGACGTGCCCGGGGCCGGCGAAGTGATCTACACCCGCCAGCAGGAGCCCAGAGGGCTCGGCCATGCCGTCTGGTGCGCCCGCCACGTCGTCGGCAACGAGCCTTTCGGGGTGATGCTGGTCGATGACCTCATTCACAGCCGGACACCGTGCATGAAGCAGCTGGCTGATGCTCATGGCCGGACTGGCGGAAATGTCATCGCGGTGATGGAAGTCCCCGAAGAGCAGACATCCCGCTACGGCGTGGTCGATCCGGGCGCGCGCGACGGGCAACTGGTCGAAGTTCGCGGCCTGGTCGAAAAACCCGATCCGGCGGAAGCACCCTCACGTTTCGCGGTGATCGGTCGATATATTCTCCTTCCCGAGATTTTCGACTATCTGTCCGCACACCAGATCGGTGCCGGTGGCGAGATCCAGCTCACCGACGCCATGGAACGCATGATCGGCAGCCGCCCGTTCCACGGCCTTTCCTTTGAGGGCCGGCGGTTCGATTGCGGCGACAAGCTCGGTTATCTTGAGGCCATCGTCGCCCTGGCCCTCGAACGACCGGAGCTCGGCGATCAGCTGCGCTCCATTCTTGCCACCTATCACCGCTAG
- a CDS encoding UDP-glucose/GDP-mannose dehydrogenase family protein, with protein MRIAMIGTGYVGLVSGACFAEFGLDVTCVDKDQRKIDMLLEGRIPIYEPGLDVLVERHKREGRLQFTTDLREAVQNADAVFIAVGTPTRRGDGHADLTYVFAAAEEIAESLVEPIVVVTKSTVPVGTGRKLEAIFRAKRSDLEIHVASNPEFLREGSAIEDFLRPDRVVCGVESEKARDVLSQCYRPLNLNETPILFTALETAELIKYATNSFLATKITFINEMADLCERVGADVQMVAKGMGLDGRIGRKFLHAGPGYGGSCFPKDTLALLRTGEQHNSPLRIVETVVSVNDGRKRQMVRKVINACGGNVGGKTIGVLGVTFKPNTDDMRDSPSLVIVPALKAEGATVKAFDPEGMDEARKMMPEVDWQDDPYSVAEGADAVVILTEWNIFRGIDLDRLREIMRTPVIIDLRNIFDPAVVARAGFAYTSIGRPCMGNGLESRTAEKVEASPKAGALATN; from the coding sequence ATGCGCATTGCAATGATCGGCACTGGCTACGTAGGACTCGTTTCGGGGGCCTGCTTTGCCGAATTCGGCCTCGACGTGACCTGTGTCGACAAGGACCAGCGCAAGATCGACATGCTGCTCGAAGGCCGGATTCCGATCTATGAGCCGGGCCTTGACGTGCTGGTCGAGCGTCACAAGCGCGAGGGTCGGTTGCAGTTCACCACCGACCTGCGCGAAGCCGTGCAGAACGCGGATGCCGTGTTCATTGCCGTAGGCACCCCCACCCGTCGCGGCGACGGCCATGCCGATCTGACCTATGTCTTTGCAGCCGCCGAAGAGATTGCCGAATCGCTGGTGGAGCCGATTGTCGTGGTCACCAAGTCGACGGTCCCCGTGGGCACCGGCCGCAAGCTGGAGGCTATCTTCAGGGCCAAGCGTTCGGATCTCGAGATCCACGTCGCCTCCAACCCCGAGTTCCTGCGCGAAGGTTCGGCCATCGAGGATTTCCTGCGCCCCGACCGCGTCGTCTGTGGCGTCGAATCGGAAAAGGCCCGCGATGTCCTGAGCCAGTGCTACCGGCCGCTCAACCTCAATGAGACGCCGATCCTGTTCACCGCACTGGAAACGGCCGAACTGATCAAGTACGCCACCAACAGTTTTCTCGCCACCAAGATCACCTTCATCAACGAGATGGCCGATCTGTGCGAACGGGTCGGCGCCGACGTGCAGATGGTGGCCAAGGGCATGGGGCTCGACGGCCGCATCGGCCGGAAATTCCTGCATGCGGGCCCCGGATATGGCGGCTCCTGCTTCCCGAAGGATACCCTTGCCCTGCTGCGGACCGGCGAACAGCACAATTCGCCCCTGCGCATCGTCGAGACGGTGGTCAGCGTCAATGACGGGCGCAAGCGGCAGATGGTGCGCAAGGTCATCAATGCCTGTGGCGGCAATGTCGGCGGCAAGACCATCGGGGTGCTCGGCGTCACCTTCAAGCCCAACACCGATGACATGCGCGACAGTCCCAGTCTGGTGATCGTCCCCGCTTTGAAGGCCGAAGGTGCGACGGTCAAAGCCTTCGATCCCGAGGGCATGGACGAGGCGCGCAAGATGATGCCGGAAGTGGACTGGCAGGACGATCCCTATTCGGTGGCCGAAGGTGCCGATGCCGTGGTCATTCTGACGGAGTGGAACATCTTCCGTGGTATCGACCTTGACCGGTTGCGGGAAATCATGCGCACTCCCGTCATTATCGACCTGCGTAACATCTTCGATCCGGCCGTGGTCGCCCGCGCCGGTTTCGCCTATACGAGCATCGGCCGACCCTGCATGGGAAACGGTCTCGAAAGCCGGACGGCCGAGAAGGTCGAAGCCAGCCCGAAGGCGGGAGCGCTGGCCACGAACTGA
- a CDS encoding phosphomannomutase/phosphoglucomutase: protein MADGHEFHSSVLREYDIRGIVGTTLHAADARAIGASFGTIAKGEGRSRIAVGRDGRLSSPELSAALVEGLSSTGMTVLDIGQSPTPMLYFAVHELEADGGIQVTGSHNPPDYNGFKMMMGKASFFGERIVELGRISASGAWANGTGSVEHVDVFDRYVARLMQDYHGKRDVNCVWDAGNGVAGPAMEALANRLPGRHECLYAEVDGTFPNHHPDPTEEHNLVDLIARVKEGGYEMGIGFDGDADRIGVVDGKGRIIWGDQILQILAGDVLERHPGATIIADVKASQILFDEIARMGGKPLMYKTGHSLIKSKMVETGAPLSGEMSGHIFYKDRFYGHDDALYVAVRLIDILARGKTTLAELRDRMPETFNTPEIRFDCAEERKFEAIRAIKAHLAKLGATVDETDGVRVNSGDGWWLLRASNTQAVLVARAEAKSEAGLNERKDEIRAALAAAGLPAPAGF, encoded by the coding sequence ATGGCCGATGGTCATGAGTTCCATTCATCCGTGCTCCGCGAATACGACATTCGCGGAATTGTCGGTACGACGCTGCATGCTGCGGACGCGCGTGCCATCGGCGCATCGTTCGGCACCATCGCGAAAGGCGAAGGGCGCAGCCGGATCGCCGTCGGCCGGGATGGCCGACTGAGCTCTCCCGAGCTGTCGGCGGCCCTGGTCGAGGGCCTGTCGTCGACCGGCATGACGGTGCTCGACATCGGCCAGAGCCCCACGCCCATGCTCTACTTCGCCGTGCACGAGCTGGAAGCCGATGGCGGCATCCAGGTGACCGGCTCGCACAACCCGCCCGACTACAACGGCTTCAAGATGATGATGGGCAAGGCCTCGTTCTTCGGCGAGCGCATTGTCGAACTGGGCCGTATCTCCGCTTCGGGCGCATGGGCGAACGGTACCGGCAGCGTCGAGCATGTCGACGTGTTCGACCGCTACGTCGCGCGGCTGATGCAGGACTATCACGGGAAGCGTGATGTGAATTGCGTCTGGGATGCGGGCAACGGCGTTGCCGGGCCGGCCATGGAAGCGCTGGCGAACCGTCTTCCCGGCCGTCATGAGTGCCTCTATGCCGAGGTCGACGGAACCTTCCCCAACCACCATCCTGATCCTACCGAGGAACATAACCTCGTCGATCTGATCGCCAGGGTGAAGGAAGGCGGCTACGAGATGGGTATCGGCTTCGACGGCGATGCTGACCGCATCGGCGTGGTTGATGGCAAGGGGCGGATCATCTGGGGCGACCAGATCCTGCAGATCCTCGCCGGCGACGTCCTCGAACGCCATCCCGGTGCCACCATCATCGCCGACGTCAAGGCCAGCCAGATCCTCTTCGACGAGATCGCGCGGATGGGTGGCAAGCCGCTCATGTACAAGACCGGCCACTCGCTGATCAAATCGAAGATGGTCGAAACCGGTGCGCCGCTTTCGGGCGAGATGTCGGGCCATATCTTCTACAAGGACAGGTTCTACGGTCACGACGATGCGCTTTATGTCGCTGTACGCCTGATCGATATCCTCGCCCGTGGAAAGACCACACTGGCCGAACTCCGCGACCGGATGCCGGAAACCTTCAATACGCCGGAAATCCGCTTCGACTGTGCGGAAGAGCGCAAGTTCGAGGCCATCAGGGCCATCAAGGCCCATCTGGCGAAACTCGGAGCGACCGTCGATGAAACCGACGGTGTCCGCGTCAACAGCGGCGACGGCTGGTGGCTCCTGCGCGCGTCCAACACCCAGGCGGTGCTGGTCGCCCGGGCTGAAGCCAAGAGCGAGGCGGGGTTGAACGAGCGCAAGGACGAGATCAGGGCCGCACTCGCTGCCGCCGGACTCCCGGCACCCGCGGGCTTCTGA
- a CDS encoding PLP-dependent transferase codes for MTDSFATMLVHDDLESGPVVPPIHQSSLFTFDNVAQMVETFSGGNERPIYTRGNNPTVRVFEDKIAALEGGEAARGFASGMAAIAATILAFARSGDRIVCVRNVYPDTYRLMRRLLVRLGIETVFVDGRDLDALEKALEGASLLYLESPTSVIFETHDIRAQADLARQAGAVSVIDNSWATPVFQRPLALGVDIVVHSASKYISGHSDTVAGVAIGSRERIRQINTLTYPFLGGKLAPFEAWLLLRGLRTLGLRMRRHNDSVTRVSDWMRKRPEVAKINLPELSNASGALSGRGGLFSIELADGVDPIRFCDTLRLFRLGVSWGGHESLVFPMAVGLNQAGEHNALVDFGVPPQLVRLNIGLEEPEDLVADLDIAIRAAARNGKGSQG; via the coding sequence ATGACCGACTCGTTCGCCACCATGCTTGTCCATGACGATCTCGAATCCGGGCCGGTGGTGCCCCCCATCCACCAGTCCTCGCTGTTCACCTTCGACAACGTCGCGCAGATGGTCGAGACCTTCTCCGGCGGGAACGAGCGGCCTATCTATACACGCGGCAACAATCCCACCGTGCGGGTCTTCGAAGACAAGATCGCGGCGCTGGAAGGAGGAGAGGCGGCGCGCGGCTTCGCATCGGGGATGGCTGCGATTGCCGCCACCATTCTTGCCTTCGCACGCAGCGGTGACCGCATCGTCTGCGTGCGCAACGTCTATCCCGATACCTACAGGCTGATGCGCCGTCTGCTGGTCCGCCTGGGCATCGAAACGGTATTTGTCGACGGTCGCGATCTCGACGCCCTGGAAAAGGCGCTCGAAGGCGCGAGCCTGCTCTATCTCGAGAGCCCGACCAGCGTCATCTTCGAGACCCATGACATCCGCGCCCAGGCGGACCTTGCCCGCCAGGCCGGAGCAGTCTCGGTCATCGACAACAGCTGGGCCACCCCGGTATTCCAGCGCCCGCTGGCGCTGGGCGTCGATATCGTCGTCCACTCCGCATCCAAGTACATTTCCGGACACAGCGATACGGTGGCCGGCGTCGCCATCGGCAGCCGCGAGCGGATTCGGCAGATCAATACGCTGACCTACCCCTTCCTCGGCGGCAAGCTGGCTCCCTTCGAGGCATGGCTCCTGTTGCGGGGGCTGCGAACGCTCGGTTTGCGCATGCGCCGGCACAATGACAGCGTGACCCGCGTTTCCGACTGGATGCGGAAACGTCCCGAAGTGGCGAAGATCAACCTTCCGGAATTGTCAAACGCCAGCGGTGCGCTTTCCGGCCGCGGTGGACTGTTCAGCATCGAACTGGCCGATGGCGTCGACCCCATCCGCTTTTGCGACACGCTCCGGCTCTTCCGTCTCGGCGTCAGCTGGGGCGGCCACGAGAGCCTCGTCTTTCCCATGGCCGTCGGCCTCAACCAGGCCGGCGAGCATAACGCACTCGTCGATTTCGGCGTGCCGCCGCAACTGGTGCGGCTCAACATCGGGCTGGAAGAGCCCGAGGATCTCGTCGCGGACCTCGATATCGCCATCAGGGCCGCAGCAAGAAACGGCAAAGGGAGCCAAGGATGA
- a CDS encoding sugar ABC transporter substrate-binding protein, with protein sequence MRKLLTTVALTGTLFMSGQVWAETTLQLVEVITSPARTEHLKGMIAQFEETNPDIKVEVTSLPWGQAFEKLATMVQGGQIPDVVEMPDRWMALYANNGALVDLRPLMEQWPEAANLTQAARDFGSVIPGETHMIPYGFYLRAMFWNKKLFAEAGLDGPPETMQDFMDYSAKISELPGKSGYCLRGGPGATNGYIMWMLNYLGKNEFFTEDGKSTLDDPKAVQGLQFIQDMYQNGFVPRDSVNWGFNEIVAGFYSGTCAMLDQDPDALIAVAERMNTDDFAVAPMPLGPDGKSFPTIGYAGWSIFSATQHEDEAWKLVQHLSSPDMNIEWSKFVGVIPIYQGAEQDPYFRTPQFEGWFTEINDPRWEPVSMPTYLEEFAYFADVTSIQTGQELLLGQRTPEDVATEWAGDFTEAYAKWKAKQ encoded by the coding sequence ATGAGAAAACTGCTGACAACCGTAGCCCTCACCGGAACGCTGTTCATGTCCGGCCAGGTGTGGGCCGAAACCACATTGCAACTGGTGGAAGTCATTACCAGCCCGGCGCGTACCGAACACCTCAAGGGCATGATCGCCCAATTCGAGGAGACCAATCCCGACATCAAGGTCGAGGTCACCTCGCTGCCATGGGGTCAGGCCTTCGAGAAGCTGGCAACCATGGTCCAGGGCGGACAGATCCCCGACGTGGTGGAAATGCCCGACCGGTGGATGGCGCTCTATGCCAACAATGGCGCACTGGTCGATCTCAGGCCGCTGATGGAACAATGGCCCGAAGCCGCCAACCTGACCCAGGCGGCCCGGGATTTCGGCAGTGTGATCCCCGGCGAGACCCACATGATCCCCTATGGTTTCTACCTGCGGGCCATGTTCTGGAACAAGAAGCTGTTCGCCGAGGCCGGTCTCGACGGTCCGCCCGAAACCATGCAGGACTTCATGGACTATTCGGCGAAGATCTCCGAACTGCCGGGCAAGTCCGGCTACTGCCTGCGCGGCGGTCCCGGCGCCACCAACGGCTATATCATGTGGATGCTCAACTATCTGGGCAAGAACGAGTTCTTCACCGAGGATGGAAAGTCGACACTCGACGATCCGAAGGCGGTGCAGGGCCTTCAGTTCATCCAGGACATGTACCAGAACGGTTTTGTCCCGCGCGACAGCGTCAATTGGGGATTCAACGAGATCGTTGCCGGTTTTTATTCCGGCACCTGCGCCATGCTCGACCAGGATCCCGATGCGCTCATCGCGGTCGCCGAGCGCATGAACACCGACGACTTTGCGGTGGCACCGATGCCACTGGGGCCGGACGGCAAGTCGTTTCCGACCATCGGCTATGCGGGCTGGTCGATCTTTTCCGCCACGCAGCACGAGGACGAGGCCTGGAAGCTGGTGCAGCACCTCTCCAGTCCTGACATGAACATCGAATGGTCCAAGTTCGTCGGCGTGATCCCGATCTATCAGGGTGCCGAACAGGATCCCTATTTCCGTACGCCGCAGTTCGAAGGCTGGTTCACCGAGATCAACGATCCGCGCTGGGAACCGGTATCCATGCCGACCTATCTGGAAGAGTTCGCCTATTTTGCCGATGTCACCTCGATCCAGACCGGGCAGGAACTGCTGCTCGGCCAGCGCACGCCCGAGGATGTCGCGACTGAATGGGCCGGGGACTTCACCGAGGCCTATGCCAAGTGGAAAGCCAAGCAGTAA
- a CDS encoding sugar ABC transporter permease, which produces MAAHGKPAPPRGGRLSLMLEPWCYLSPALVLIVMVMVVPLFVGISYAFQDVQILKPFSRGWIGLEHFEKLLTGDKVFYRALGNTAWWTIASVTLQFAFGLGLALLLNRKFAGKRLVQAIVLLPWAVPTFLSGLTWAWLFNPVIGPLPHWFFALGLMKEPYSILGDPGLAMWGPIIANVWFGIPFFAITLLAALQAIPDEMYEAAAIDGATDLQQFLHVTLPYLAPMIAITVLLRTIWISNFADLIVVMTNGGPANTTQILPSLIFTTAYKQLDFGYASAIACVLLGLLLLYTAILFRLRRNMRSTT; this is translated from the coding sequence ATGGCTGCCCACGGCAAGCCCGCCCCCCCTCGCGGGGGGCGGCTTTCACTCATGCTGGAGCCATGGTGCTACCTGTCACCAGCACTCGTCCTGATCGTGATGGTAATGGTGGTGCCGCTGTTCGTCGGCATCAGCTATGCCTTTCAGGACGTGCAGATCCTGAAACCCTTCAGCAGGGGCTGGATCGGGCTCGAACACTTCGAGAAGCTGCTCACCGGGGACAAGGTGTTCTACCGTGCGCTCGGCAACACGGCATGGTGGACGATCGCCAGCGTCACGCTCCAGTTCGCCTTCGGCCTCGGACTTGCCCTGCTGCTCAATCGCAAGTTCGCCGGCAAGCGGCTGGTGCAGGCGATCGTCCTGCTGCCATGGGCGGTGCCGACCTTCCTTTCCGGCCTCACCTGGGCCTGGCTGTTCAATCCGGTCATCGGGCCGTTGCCGCACTGGTTCTTCGCGCTCGGGCTGATGAAAGAACCCTATTCGATCCTGGGGGATCCCGGCCTCGCCATGTGGGGACCGATCATCGCCAATGTCTGGTTCGGCATTCCCTTCTTCGCCATCACCCTTCTGGCCGCGCTGCAGGCCATTCCCGACGAGATGTACGAGGCCGCCGCCATCGACGGCGCCACCGACCTGCAGCAGTTCCTGCACGTCACCCTGCCCTATCTCGCGCCCATGATCGCGATCACGGTTCTCCTGCGCACCATCTGGATCAGCAATTTCGCCGATCTCATCGTGGTCATGACCAATGGCGGGCCCGCCAATACCACCCAGATCCTGCCGTCCTTGATCTTCACCACCGCCTACAAGCAACTCGACTTCGGCTATGCCTCGGCTATCGCCTGCGTACTTCTGGGCCTGCTCTTGCTCTACACGGCCATCCTGTTCAGGCTGCGCCGCAACATGCGATCGACGACATGA
- a CDS encoding carbohydrate ABC transporter permease, whose translation MKKSPLRIIAHRLGLLAYVLFALFPLYWLFKIAVTPESLLYSEGVRLWPSAMSFDSFTKVLTATDFPAFFRNSIVVAGGTAFFVTIFASLSGYAFSRFRFAGKALIVGLMLLTQMFPIVMLIAPIYRLMTPLGLTDSLWGLIITYTAFNVPFATFLMQSFFEGIPKELEESAMIDGCTRFEALRKVIFPLTLPGMAATLGFVFTAAWSELLFSLMLINSEEKMTFPVGLLSFIGKFSVDWGQMMAAGVLALIPACVFFALIQCYLVQGLTAGAVKG comes from the coding sequence ATGAAAAAGAGCCCGCTTCGCATCATCGCCCACAGGCTCGGATTGTTGGCCTACGTCCTGTTCGCCCTGTTCCCGCTCTACTGGCTGTTCAAGATCGCCGTCACCCCCGAATCACTGCTCTATTCCGAGGGTGTGCGCCTGTGGCCCTCGGCCATGAGCTTCGACAGCTTCACCAAGGTGCTCACCGCCACCGACTTCCCGGCGTTCTTCAGGAATTCGATCGTCGTCGCAGGCGGAACCGCCTTTTTCGTCACGATCTTCGCCTCGCTTTCGGGCTACGCCTTCTCGCGCTTCCGCTTTGCCGGCAAGGCCCTGATCGTGGGGCTCATGCTGCTCACGCAGATGTTTCCCATCGTCATGCTGATCGCTCCGATCTACCGGCTGATGACACCGCTGGGACTCACCGATTCGCTGTGGGGGCTGATCATCACCTACACCGCCTTCAACGTACCGTTTGCCACCTTTCTCATGCAGTCGTTCTTCGAGGGCATCCCCAAGGAGCTTGAGGAAAGTGCCATGATCGACGGCTGCACCCGGTTCGAGGCGCTGCGCAAGGTCATCTTCCCGCTGACCCTGCCGGGCATGGCGGCCACACTCGGCTTCGTCTTCACCGCCGCATGGTCGGAACTGCTGTTCTCGCTCATGCTCATCAACAGCGAGGAAAAGATGACCTTCCCGGTGGGCCTGCTGAGCTTCATCGGCAAGTTCTCCGTCGACTGGGGCCAGATGATGGCCGCCGGCGTCCTTGCCCTCATCCCCGCCTGTGTCTTCTTCGCCCTCATCCAGTGCTATCTGGTCCAGGGCCTGACCGCCGGTGCGGTGAAGGGATGA